One Triticum dicoccoides isolate Atlit2015 ecotype Zavitan chromosome 4B, WEW_v2.0, whole genome shotgun sequence genomic window carries:
- the LOC119292379 gene encoding early nodulin-like protein 1, with product MGTPTTTLAALAALLLCLCVSMSSAAEYKVGGLDAWGVPPSTKPDVYVRWAKSVPVKLGDALFFLYPPSQDSAVQVTAKAFAACDVSDPLLKLDDGNSVFNLTKPGRAYFTSAAPGRCRKGQKLSVDVPGPDGKLLKPSADDEAALKALSALPPAAAPSEALPSLSPDDADDDSAASMALHRAAGSVGLALSLTLLWL from the coding sequence ATGGGCACGCCGACGACGACTCTAGCGGCCCTGGCGGCGCTGCTGCTGTGCCTGTGCGTCTCCATGTCCTCCGCCGCTGAGTACAAGGTGGGCGGGCTGGACGCGTGGGGGGTGCCGCCGTCCACCAAGCCGGACGTGTACGTGCGTTGGGCCAAGTCCGTCCCCGTCAAGCTCGGcgacgccctcttcttcctctacccGCCCAGCCAGGACAGCGCCGTCCAGGTCACCGCCAAGGCCTTCGCCGCCTGCGACGTCTCCGACCCGCTGCTCAAGCTGGACGACGGCAACTCCGTCTTCAACCTCACCAAGCCCGGCCGGGCCTACTTCACCAGCGCCGCCCCGGGACGCTGCCGCAAGGGCCAGAAGCTGTCGGTGGACGTGCCTGGACCCGATGGGAAGCTGCTCAAGCCGTCCGCGGACGACGAGGCCGCGCTCAAGGCGCTCTCTGCGCTGCCGCCTGCCGCTGCCCCGTCCGAGGCGCTCCCCTCGCTCTcacccgacgacgccgacgacgactcCGCTGCCTCCATGGCCCTGCACCGGGCCGCCGGATCCGTAGGTCTCGCTCTGTCTCTCACCCTCCTGTGGCtgtga